The sequence below is a genomic window from Patescibacteria group bacterium.
TGACATTGGGCAAGTAGCACACATCCCAACGAGACTAACTATCAATACTCCTGTTTTTTCATTAAAATCAACAAATTCAACATCTCCTCCATCCATCTGAAGTTGAGGTCTTATTTTTTCAAGTTCGTCGTTTATTTGTTTTTTGATATCCATAATATTAAATTCTAAATTCTAAGCACCAAATCCTAAACAAGATCAAAATTCTAAATAGTTTTTGTAATTTGAATTTGTTTAAAGTTTATATTTTAGGGCTTAGGTTTTATTTTTCTTTTTTATAATTTTCAATAGCCTCCTGAAGAGCATCAATCCCAAGCATGGAACAGTGAATCTTTGCTGGCGGTAAATCACCGAGAGCCTTTACTACTTCGTCCTTTGTAATACTATTGGCTTTTTCAAGAGTAGCTCCTTTAGCTAAATCGGTCATAGCGGAGGTAACAGCAATCGCAGCTGCGCAACCAAATGTTTCAAATTTAATGTCATCAATTTTATCGTCCTTAACCTTGAGATAAATTTTCATAACATCACCACAGGCCATATTGCCTTTTTCACCAACAGCATCAGCATTTGTCATTCTACCTTGGTTGTGTGGATTTTTAAAGTGTTCGATTACTTTGTCTGTGTATATCATGTTTTTAGAATTATGAATTTAGAATTATGAAGCATGAATTTGAATTTTTTGTTAAAAAATTATGTAAAACTTTTTCTTAACTATATTCATTATTCATGATTCATGATTCCATATTCTGGCTAATATATATTCACCTCTGTCCCAACTTCCGTCAGGTTGTAAATCCTCTCAGCAGCTTCCATCCCAACCCTCACACATCCATGTGAGACAGGGGTTCCAAGGTGATCCTCTCCTTCTCTATAACCACTCGGCCAAATTGGTAACTCATGTATTCCGTATTTACCGTCAGGAGTAAGTGCCATCCAATACGGCATCCAGAGTCCATAAGACGACCAAGCTTTCGGATGTTTATTTTCTATGTGGAATTGTCCTTTTGGGGTAGTGTCATAAATTCCACTAGAGACTGGCGTCTCAAACATTAATACTCCTCCCATAAAATAATAAAGTTTTTGAGAATAAATACTTATGTCGATTCTTTTTTCTAGTTTCGCGCCACCATTGAGTAGTGGGTCATAGCCTCCATGAACTTCCCCTCCATCTGAAAAACCATCACCATCTGTATCACTATTTCCTATATCTGTTTTAAAGTTCAATTCCATCTTGTCGGATAAACCATCGCCATCAAAATCACTATCTTCCAATCTAAGAGGTTTTGCCTCAAGTGGTGTATAACCAGTAGTCAATTCAATCCAGTCACTATACCCATCTCCATCGGTGTCA
It includes:
- a CDS encoding L,D-transpeptidase family protein; its protein translation is MRYLLVALFMFFPGIVLANGLVDSDFDGVPDRDEIEIYKTNPNLSDTDGDGYSDWIELTTGYTPLEAKPLRLEDSDFDGDGLSDKMELNFKTDIGNSDTDGDGFSDGGEVHGGYDPLLNGGAKLEKRIDISIYSQKLYYFMGGVLMFETPVSSGIYDTTPKGQFHIENKHPKAWSSYGLWMPYWMALTPDGKYGIHELPIWPSGYREGEDHLGTPVSHGCVRVGMEAAERIYNLTEVGTEVNIY
- a CDS encoding iron-sulfur cluster assembly scaffold protein, producing MYTDKVIEHFKNPHNQGRMTNADAVGEKGNMACGDVMKIYLKVKDDKIDDIKFETFGCAAAIAVTSAMTDLAKGATLEKANSITKDEVVKALGDLPPAKIHCSMLGIDALQEAIENYKKEK
- a CDS encoding NifU family protein translates to MDIKKQINDELEKIRPQLQMDGGDVEFVDFNEKTGVLIVSLVGMCATCPMSQITLKQGIEATIVKAIPQVTEVINA